One Gossypium hirsutum isolate 1008001.06 chromosome A08, Gossypium_hirsutum_v2.1, whole genome shotgun sequence genomic window, AGGGCGTGCTCGTGGTTTTGGTTTCGTTGTTTTTGCTGACCCCGCTGTTGCTGAGAGAGTTATCAAGGAGAAACACAATATTGATGGCAGGATGGTAAGTAAGTTCATTAAGCATACCTGCCTAGATTAGTGTTGTTCAGTGTACTATTCATTGCAGGAATTCACATAATGTTTGTGATTCTGTTGGTTTAGTATAATTACTTATCAGCTCAAAGAAAGAGTAAGTGATGTTTAAGTTTGATTTTTCATCTCTGAGTTACTTATGCTCTCAGGTCGAGGCAAAAAAGGCAGTTCCTAGGGATGACCAGAATATTATGAGTAGAAGCACTAGTAGCATCCATGGTTCACCTAGTCCAGGTCCCACAAGAAAGATTTTTGTAGGAGGCTTAACCTCGACAGTCACGGAGAGTGACTTCAAGAAGTATTTTGATCAGTTTGGGAATATCATAGACGTTGTGGTAATGTATGATCATAACACCCAAAGACCGAGGGGTTTTGGATTCATCACTTATGATTCAGAAGAGGCGGTTGACAAAGTGTTACTAAAAAATTTCCATGAACTGAATGGTAAAATGGTTGAGGTTAAAAGAGCAGTTCCCCGAGAGTTATCACCTGGTCCTAGTCGCAGCCCCTTAGGTGGATATAACTATGGTCTGAATAGGGTCAACAACTTTTTTAATGGCTACACTCTGGGATATGCTCCAAGCAGTGTAGGTGGCTATGGACTTGGGATGGATGGTAAATTCAGCGCAGTTGCTGGTGGTCGAAGTGGGTTTTCTCCTTTTGGTGCCAGTTATGGAATAAGCATGAACTTTGAGCCAGGGTTGAACCTGAATTTTGGAAATGGTGCAAATTTTAGTGGTAACATGAGCTATGGACAGGGATTGAACCCGTACTATAATGGTAATACAAATGGACTTGATAGTCCTATTGGGCATGATAGAAGTAGTGGAGGTAGTACTTCTTTTTTCAGCTCAGCGACTCGGAATCTTTGGGGGGGAAATGGGGGACTTAATTACAACACAAATGCTGCTAGTTCCGGTGCATATATGGGATCTGGAAGTGGGAGTTTAAGAGGAAATGCCTTGGGAAACAGTGGAACTAATTGGGGTTCTTCTGCCATTTCAGGTCAAGGTGGAAGGGATAACATTTCTGGCAATAGTGTGAATTTTGGCAATGGAAATGGTGATAACAACTTTGGGTTAGGAACAGCAGGGTATGAGAGAAACATTGGGACCAATGTGGTACCAGCATCATCATATACAGCATCGAATGGTGGTTATGATGCATCCTTTGCAAACCTTTCTGCAAGTGCTTCCATTTATGGGGATACCACTTGGCAATCATCAACATCTGTGCGAGACAGTTCTGGCACTTTCGGCTATGGACTTGATAGTGCCACTTCTGATGTTATGCGTAAAAGTTCTCCTGGTTTTATTGGTGGTTATAATGTTAATAAGAGACAAGCAAATAGAGGTGAGACTTTTTCCTTAACATCCTTGATCTCTCTGTCAATGATTTTCAGCTTGAggaaattttttgttaaatgttATAAAGAAATATTTTTGATGTTCATAGGAGTTTGGTTTACTAAGTGTTgtagaagcataattaaatggtACCTCTAAAACTTTTGTTTGCGGACTCTGCTACCTATCTTTCTTTGGGTGTAACTCTTAAATTTGACAGCACATTCCTCTTAATAATATGTTCTTTCATTTCTTAACAGTTGCATGACATGCTAGTTTTTTGATAAACCATGCCAGTCTAGATTGATCGACAACTTTTGAACATAATGACCATATGGTTGTGTCtggttttctttatatatatttatatataatgatGTGTATATCATTTACTTTTGACAATTTTTGTAACATTTTGGTAGCTTTTAATGAAGTTTTGAATCTTCAAAGAAGGGACAAGAGAAATAGAGATAAATGAAGTTTTCACTGAATTATTAACGCTACTAAACTTTTAAGCTATGATATATTAATGTTGAAAATGGTGTATGAAGATAGTAGTTCTCTTATACAAAGATACTTACCACAGAGAGTAAAAATTGCACATTTAGCTTTTCTCTTTGTTATTTTGTAGAATGCACTCATTGGTTTATAGAAACTTATACATTTCGATTTTCTCTTGGTTCAGGAATTGCAACCTAGAAGATTCTTTTGGTTTATCACAATAGTGTAGGTGAAGATAATCTTGTGAAGCAGGTAATCTGTGAATTCTGCGCATTTCCCTCGTCGAATATAAAAGAAAGTCGGTTATCTGAGCTAACTGGGTTGCCTGTTTCAGGGAATTAAGATTTAGATATAGAAATCACAAGGCATTTTGTGTTAAGGCTTGAGTTTCAagttacctttttttttttgttcggATTTTTCATTATGTAAAATCAGATTGCGGGATATAATCAGAAAATGTATCATACATCTCATGTGAGACGGCGATGCATAACACGAATTGGACTAATGTTCAGTGATGGCTGTGGCGATCTTTGGGGTCGTGTTTCAGCCAGATTGTACTTGAGGTTCTTGTTGATATACTTAGTGTGAAACATTAGGCAGGGATTAAAAAGGGCTAAACCCATCTAGGGTCCCCTCTTGAATAATTTACAACATATATATGCAGGTTCTTTTTCCATTGAATCTTTCTTTATGAAATGAactatttgaattgatttttttatttatttccttcttTTATTACCTCTCAATATTCTGAAACTATATATATGCAAGCCATGTTCATAACTCAATCAGTTTGGTAAGCAATTGCATTGCTTTTAACTTATATATGGGGCATATTTAAATGCTATGTTATGTTGCATTTAGGGTACAGATTTAGAGATATAACCCTccaagaacaaaaagaaaaactgGGCAAAAGTTCAACATACTGGGTTGGATGTATACCTGTATTCGAGATACATATCCGAGTCTGAGTAACATAGTGTAAATGTTTCGTGTATAAATAATAGCCATTCATTAGAATCAGGGGCCTCAAGTCACTGTCATAAAGATTTGTCAGATGTATcgatgttaaaatttt contains:
- the LOC107950090 gene encoding heterogeneous nuclear ribonucleoprotein 1 translates to MSESGSKLFIGGISWGTDEDRLKEYFSSFGEVVEAVIMKDRTTGRARGFGFVVFADPAVAERVIKEKHNIDGRMVEAKKAVPRDDQNIMSRSTSSIHGSPSPGPTRKIFVGGLTSTVTESDFKKYFDQFGNIIDVVVMYDHNTQRPRGFGFITYDSEEAVDKVLLKNFHELNGKMVEVKRAVPRELSPGPSRSPLGGYNYGLNRVNNFFNGYTLGYAPSSVGGYGLGMDGKFSAVAGGRSGFSPFGASYGISMNFEPGLNLNFGNGANFSGNMSYGQGLNPYYNGNTNGLDSPIGHDRSSGGSTSFFSSATRNLWGGNGGLNYNTNAASSGAYMGSGSGSLRGNALGNSGTNWGSSAISGQGGRDNISGNSVNFGNGNGDNNFGLGTAGYERNIGTNVVPASSYTASNGGYDASFANLSASASIYGDTTWQSSTSVRDSSGTFGYGLDSATSDVMRKSSPGFIGGYNVNKRQANRGIAT